CACTTATCGATACATTATTATCGCGAAATATAGATATTAATTATTTAAATTTAATTAGTAAAATATCTCTTTTAGATGTGAATGTACAGGATGTATTTATTTCAACAACAAATAATTTAGCATTTAAATTTAACTCAAGTATAGGTATGGCTGATAGTTCAGAAGCTGCTTTAAAGAATTTGTATCAGAGAGTACAAGCACAAGCTTTTACCTTAAGTTTTTTACAACTTGTCGTAATTATGATGTGCATTTTTAGTTTATCTTTTATTCCACTTATGTTGGTTAAGATTAAAAAGAAAGTAAATCCTGTAGATTCTCACTAAAAATGCTTTTTAAAAGAAATAATCATCTACTGTTTTTGCAGTTGGAATCGATTCTTCTTGTAAATTATAATCATCGCCAAAAATTATTTTTAAAAATAAATTTCTTGATTCATAGTTCGTGAAATTCTTGGAAGTTTCAACCCAAAATTCATCATTAGGAACAGGTAAATTGGTATTAGCACTTGTTTTTATATATTCAATAATATTTTTTAAAGAGTTTAATAAACCATTTAGCTCTTGACTCATTCGGTCTTGAAATTGCAGTAACATTATAATTGGCCCTACAATTTCCATTAAGTGACTATTTTTTTCTTTCATATCCAGGATAGTTCTGCGTAATTCAGATTCTTGTAGGCTTTCATGGATAGCAATATTTTCAATTTTAGAAATTGTGATTTTGGTTAATTTATTGAGCATTTCTTTTTGTTCTTCAGTCAGAGTGCTTAATTTTTGAAAATAATCCCCAATATTAAGAACGGCTTGTTCTGAAATTGAAGAAACTCTTTGTGAAAATATTTGCATAATATTTGATATATGAGTGTCAATTGCAATTTGTGCTTCCATTCTTCCCTCGCTGATGGGTTCTGCATATAACTTAGTCTGATACTAGCAGAGGGCAGAGGGAAGATGTGAGAAGTCAATTATTTTTGGTTTAAAAATTGACTCTTTTACGTTGCCACAAAGTTCAATATTCTATTTGCAACATATATAGTTTTTCTTAAAGTTTTTCCTTCGAGAGTAGCTTTAACATTACTATTTTCCATGGCTGCTGCTACAGCGATCTCTTGGCTTGCATTTAACGGGATTGTTATCTCACCTCTATGTTTGCCATTCACTTGGACGCCAATTTTTATTTCGTTATCGATAATAAACTCTGGGTTATATGTAGGCCATTCACTCAATGAAATAAATTCATATTTGCTACTATCCGGTGAAATTTTTTCTTCTACAAAACATTTATACCAAAGTTCTTCAGATAAATGCGGTGCAAATGGTGAAAGAATTTGTAAAAATTTACTTAATATTTCTTTATTTTTGCATTGTGATTCTGCAACTGAATTTAAGAAGATCATCATTTGTGCAATAGCTGTATTGAAACTTAAATTTTCAATATCTTCAGTGACTTTTTTGATCGTTTTATGCAGTATTTTGTAATCTTGCTGAGTAGCAGGTTCTGTATTTAATAAACTCTTTCCATCATCTGAAAGATAAAAGCGTTCTACCCGACTTAAGAAACGATGCACACCCGCTAGGTTGCTGTCATCCCATTCTTTTGTTTGGGTGAGTGGCCCCATAAACATTTCGTAGACTCTAAGTGAATCCGCCCCATACTGTTCGATCACTTCGTCAGGGCTTAAACCGTTGCCTTTAGATTTAGACATTTTGGCCCCATTTTTGCAAATCATGCCTTGGTGAACCAATTTTTGGTAAGGCTCTTTTACTGGACAAACACCAATATCATATAAAACTTTTGTCCAGAATCTTGAATACAGCAAATGTCCGACCGCATGTTCTTGTCCGCCTATATAAAGGTCAACTGGCATCCAATATTTGAGTTTTTCGAAATCTGCTAATTGCTTGCTGTTGAATGGGTCTACATATCTTAAAAAATACCAACTGCTACCAGCGCTGCCAGGCATTGTGTCTGTCTCAACAAATTCTAATGTTCCATCTTTTGTTTTCTTTTGCACCCAACTTGTAATTGCAGATAAAGGACTTTTGCCATCTCCTGTGGGTTCATAACTTTGGACTTCTGGTAAAGTTAAAGGGAGTTCGGACTCTTTGAAAGCTCTTAGGACATTGCCTTGAGAATCTTTCATAATTGGAATAGGTTCTCCCCAATATCTTTGCCGACTGAAAACCCAGTCCCTTAATTTATAAGTGATACTTTTTTCCCCAAGATTTTTTTCTGATAAATATTGAATGATTTTTTCTTTTGCAGCTTCAATATTTAAACCATTAAGGAATTGAGAATTTATGATTTCCCCATCATCTGTATATGCTTCTTTTTGAATATCAAAAGAGTTATTTTGTGCAGCAACAACTTGAATGATTTTTAAGTTAAATTTGAGAGCAAATTCATGATCTCGTGTGTCGTGAGCAGGAACTGCCATAATTGCTCCAGTGCCATACCCCATCATGACATAATCACTGATCCAAATTGGAATTTTTTCATTATTTACAGGATTTATTGCATATGAACCTGTGAATACACCTGTTTTTTCTTTATTTAATTCTGTTCTGTCAAGATCACTCTTACGCGAAGCAAATTCACGATATTCTGCGACATGCGCTTTATTTTCTTCAAGAGTAATGGTATTTACGAGTGGATGTTCAGGTGCAAGTACCATATAAGTTGCGCCAAACAAAGTATCTGGGCGAGTTGTAAAAATTTCAATTTTTTCTGACTCGAAATTTTCAATAGCAAATTTTACTTTTGCGCCAATGGATTTTCCTATCCAATTTCTTTGAATTTCTTTGGTTGATTCTGGCCAATCGAGATCGTCTAGATCTTCTAAAAGGCGCTCTGCATAGGAAGTTATTTTAAGCATCCATTGTTTCATGGGGACGCGAAAGACAGGATGTCCACCGCGCTCACTTTTTCCTTCTATAACTTCTTCATTTGCAAGCACTGTCTTTAGCTCTGGACACCAATTAACGAAAACTTCAGCTTGGTACGCTAAACCTTTTTCGAATAACTTAGTGAAAATCCATTGTGTCCAATGAAAGAATTTTGGGTCGCAGGTAGCAACTTCTCTGCTCCAGTCATAAGAAAATCCAATACTATCGAGTTGTTTTTTAAAGTTCTCAATGGACGCATATGTTAACTTTGCTGGGTGTTCCCCTGTATCTATTGCATGTTGCTCTGCTGGTAAGCCAAAGGCATCCCAGCCCATGGGGTGCAAAACATTATACCCTTTCATGCGGTAGTAGCGTGATGTGATATCTGTCGCTGTATAACCAAGCGGGTGCCCTACGTGTAATCCTGAAGCGCTTGGATATGGGAACATGTCGAGAGCATAATACTTTGGTTTAGATTTATCTTCATTTGTTTTGAAAATGTTTTTATCTTTCCAGTATTTTTGCCAGCGCGGTTCAAGTTGCTTATGTTGGTACGCCATGTCAATCCTCGACAGTAAGTGTTATAAAACCCACCCTTTTTACCCATAGGGTGCAGATAAATCGAGCTCATTTGTAACAAAGAACAGCATTAAGTGGAAGAGAGTTTCCTAATACAGGGTTAATAATTATGTGTTTTTTTTAAAGCACTCATTTTTATAAAGTTTTTTGATGACTGAAGAAACTACGATGTCACAAAAAAGTCACAAAATATTTACAAGTACGTGACGATTGTGTAAACTCAGGAAATGCTTTGCTTCTCATCGTAACAAAATTGACATAAGCAGGTGATTCTAATGCAGTTGGCTAAGAAGAAATTAAAATCTTTCAAAGAAATTCGTGATAAATCCGGCAATAGCTTTTATGAGTTTTCAACCTCATGGTGGGCTTTGCTGTTTTTTATATCACTTGTGGGGGGTTGCGTTATTTGGAATACTTTTATGGTTCCAAATTTAAAATTCGATCCCTACCCCTATAACGGTTTGCGTACGGTATTGGCTTTATTAGGTGCTATCCAAACCCCTATACTTTTGCTCTACAGCCGCAAATCGACTGATTATAGAAAATCTTTGCTTGAACAAGACTACGAACTCGAAAAAAAGATTTTTAAGAAAATAGAAATCATTGAATCTGAAATTAAGCACGATAGAGAAATGTATTTAAAAGAATTCAAACAAATTACACGTCTTACACGAAAGATGTCTTCAAAAAAGAGAAAAGTTAAAATATTAGATAATAATAAAATAGAAAATAAAGATTTGCTTAAAGTAGAAATCCAAAAAAATGAAATATTAAATAATAAAAAATCAGAGAAAATAGAGAATGGGGAGAAAATATCTGCTTAACTCTTATAAAGTTAAATCATTTTGATCGTCAACATAAGCTTCTCCCGCTTTGCTTTCAGCAACTACAATTGCACCAGCAGCAGCCATGGCAAAAGAAAAAATTGCTCCAATGAGTGGTATATAATTCCATATTCCTAGGCCAACACAAAGTCCCCAATTGCGAATGCCAAAAATAAATCTTTTTCTCAAAGGTAAATTCATAAGAAGTAGGGTTCGATCAATGCTACTCCAGCCTAAATACCAAATTCCTATAAAAAAAACGAGAGGAGCAAAAATCTGGACAAAAAATGATATTATAATAATGCTTATAACGATAATGCCTTTTGTAAACTCTGATATGATGCTGTCAATAAAATCCATTAAACCTTGTTTGCGCATAAGAGTACCAGATGTTTTTTCGAATGCTTTTTGTGCAATAATATCGTAAAGTGGGCTTGCATAGGCATTTACAAATGCAGTGCCAAACACCCCATAAAATAAAAACCCAACTATCCAAACTACAATTTCGATAAAGGTGGGATTAAAAATAGGGGCGATAAATGAATCTTGCCACTTTAATGATAGTGAATTGAACAAAGGGTGAATCCATTTTGCTATGACTATATTTCTAATTAGCCAAGTGTATAAGAGGAGATTCAGTATGTGGGGACTTACCCCTAATAAAAGCATACCTTTATTGAGTTTAAAAAATCTGACAGAATGGAACGGGGCCTTAAATCCTATGATTATTTGTTGGATGGGTGAATGGGACATTAGGTCCTCCTTTATAATTTAAGAATAGTTCGACTTATGGAGACTCTCAATGGCAATGTCCTCTGAGTTACAAAATAAAAATCAGAATTCCTCTGTTATGCAAAAAAATACAGCAAATAATCAGGAATATTTTAAAGAATATATACATGTACTCCTGTTAGGGATTACTTTTTGTATATTCGTCTCAATTATTACATATAATCCAGCAGATCCAAGTTCTTTTAATATAAGTTCACAAGTGACAAATAAACTTGCAGAAATCACAAATACTTTTGGGCCTATAGGTGCATCCATAGCGGACTGGTGTTTCCAGGTATTTGGTTTAGGTTCTATCGTATTTTCAATGGTATTTATTGCTCAACTTTTAAATACATTTCGCAAGCCCAAACAAAAAAGTAGATTTATTTTAAGAATATTTGGCTATCCACAGCTCATTGCCTGTTACTTAGGATTATTATCCTTAATTTTACCAGAAACTCATTTTAGAGGAATTGATATCTACACTGGCGGTTTGCTCGGATCGAGTATTGCTCATTTCACAACTATGTTGGTTGGTAAATCAGGTGCAATAATTTCTTTATCAATAGCAGGCTTAGCGAGTTTGACCTTATCTTTAGGAATAAGACCCATTGCAACAGTTTCATATTTACTGGCATTGTTACCTTTTAACTCAACAAAAAATTTTGTAGGTGTTGTTTCTGATGAATTACCCGAAAATGAAAAGGAACATGTGCAACTCACTCATGAAGAAATATTTAGACGTAATCGTGAAGAGATAAAGAAAAATTTGAGTGAAAATAGTCTTAAAAATTCAGGGCAAAGTGAAAATCAAATAAAAAATAATCCACCAATTTCAGAAATTGAAAATACATCATCTCTAAATATTATAAATTCTGCATTTTCAATTGCAAAATCAGATTATGACTCCTTAGTAAATTTACTTGAGTATCATAAATCTAATTTTCCTAAAAAAAACGTAGAACTTGAAAATCAAAAATTAAAGGCTGAAGCTAGTCAAATTGAAGAAAAATTAGCCTCATTTGGGGTAAAAGGAACAGTGATAAAAAGCCAGAATGGTCCTGTCATTAACGTCCATGAGTTTGAACCTGCAGCTGGAATTAAAGTAAATAAAGTTCTTTCTTTGCAAGATGATCTAACATTGGCTTTGCGTGCACAAAGCGTTTTAATTGGTCTACAACCTGGGAAAAGTGCACTTGGTATCGAAATTCCTGCATCAATTAGAGAAACGGTTTCTCTTAAAGAAATTATGGAATCTCCACTCTTTCAAAATCCTAAAATTCCTTTGCCAGTTGCATTGGGTAAAAATGTGGATGGAACACCACTGATAGCTGATTTATCAGCTATGCCGCATTTATTAGTTGCAGGTTCAACAGGCTCAGGCAAAAGTGTTTGTATTAATTCAATGCTTTTAAGTCTTATGATGAGTAAAACACCTCGCCAATTAAGACTGCTATTAGTCGATCCAAAAATGTTAGAGCTCTCAAATTATGACGGAATTGGTCATTTACTTATGCCAGTTGTCACTGAACCAGATAAAGCGGCTGGTGCTTTAAAATGGGCAATTGAGGAAATGGAGCGGCGTTATCGTTTGATGAAAAATTACCAAGTCCGTAATGTCATGGCATTTAATAATGGGATTGAAAAGGGTGAAATTAAAGATTTAGAGAGCAATAAAGCTCTCGATTATTTACCATACATTGTTGTTGTCGTTGACGAATTAAGCGATCTTATGATGACTGCCCCCAAGGACGTTGAAGATAGTATCCAAAGATTAGCACAAAAAGCACGTGCTGCTGGGATTCATCTTATACTTGCAACACAAAGGCCAAGTGTGGATGTTTTGACTGGTGTTATTAAAGCAAATCTCCCCTGCCGCTTGAGTTTTCAAGTGTCTTCTCGGCATGATAGTAGAACAATAATTGAAAATATTGGTGCAGAACGTTTGCTTGGAAAGGGTGATATGCTCTTTTTACCGCCTGGTATTAGTAAAGTCATACGAGCACAATGTGCATTTGTTAATGATAAAGAGATAAATGCTTTATCCAACAAATTGCAAAAATTATATCCTACATTTTATGAAGCGAATGTTATGCAAGATATTGAAAGAGCATCACAAGATTTAAGACAAAAAAATGACAAAGTAAGCTCATTAAGTATGCCCTCAATCTTGGGAGATAATGAGACGATAGATGAAAATACTCTCTATGATAAAGCTGTTGAGTTTGCTCGTGAATGCGGAAACGTAAGTACGTCAAGTATTCAGAGAGAATTCCGAATAGGTTATAACCGAGCAGCTCGATTGATGGATAGAATGATACGCGAGGGGATTGTTGGACAGTCGGAAGCAACTGGCAAGCCTAGACCCGTATTAAAAAGATTTTAGGGCTGAAATCTAAAAAGGACTGTGGATATGAATATAACGCAAGTCGCATCTCCAAATGACAAGAATGCTCTTGGCGTTACTTACGAAACGGCAAATATTGTCGGAAGTCGATTGAAGCAAGCTCGTGAAAGTCGAAGGTTATCTCATTCCCAAGTTTCAGCACGGGTAAAAATCAGAGATAGGTACATTGAAGCCATTGAAGCTGGTGATTGGGATGTATTGCCACCTGGATTAAATGGTAGAGGATTGATACGTCTTTATGCGAGAGAACTTTCAGTCCACATTCCTGAATTTGAATCTTTTCAACATTTGCAAACAGTAAGAGTGGAAAGACAATCAGAAAGTTTAATGTCCTCTTCAACAAAAAAATCTAAATATCATCCAGCTGCGGAAGAATCTGCTGAAGTGATTCGCTCTATTTCAAGAAGAGACTTTCAAAAAGTAACTGGGGGTGATGTTCCTGCAGATTTTAATTCGCCTGCAGCTGCTTCAACAGATGAAAATTCTCAAGCTAAATCCTACAATCGACCAGCATATATTCCACAGCGTCCGCATTCAAATGCAATTGTCACCCCAAATGCTTTCGAAGTACTAGGAATTGAGGTTGAAGAAAAATCCAATTTCCAAGGACATAAAACAAATTATAGCAGTTATGCAGAATCCGCACCTCTGCCAAGAGCTGAACCTGTTAAACGAGCTATGCCAGAGAATAATTATTCGGTTGTAAAAGAAAGCGCAATTGAAGTAAAATATACTGAAAGTGAACCAATTTATCACACTAGAGTTGAAAATATTCAAAATGATAGTCAGGAGTTTAAAGTAGAAACTGAGAAAAAAAGAGGTTCTGTTGATTTAGCTCCAATGCGCATCGTTTTAGGCTTAGCTTTTTTTGCAATATTTGGCTTTATTACACTCTTTTTAAGTTCAAAAAATTCACATCAAAATAAAGTAACTAATTTAAATGCAAAATCTATAGAAAATAATGTAGAAGTAGCAGAGCCTATCCCTTCGAGTGTTGTTGAGCCAAATATTCAACAAAATAAAGACACGCATGAATCTACAGAGACTGCTGGGCAAACACAAACAGTGGCAGCAGGTGGGATGAGTATTTCATCACAAAAAGTTTCAAACTCAATGATTATTGAACACACGGCAAAACTGAATGTGACAAGTAAAGTAAATATCATTGTTGAATCTGATGGAAAGCAAATATATTCAGGAACCCATCCAGTTGGAGTTTTTGAAATTCCTTTTAAACAAAAAGCAGAAATCACGATAAGTGATGCTTCAAAAGCATCATTAACTTATGAAGGCTGGGATCATGGTCCTCTTGGTTATGTGGGTAGAAAAAGAAAGATTATTTTAAATGCCCAACCCTATGTTGAATAAATCATAAAATGAAAAGCTTGATTGTTGTTGAATAAGATTGTTATAACCTCTCTTGACTCTAAGGGAGGTTTTTTACGTGTCATTAAAAATAAATGCAAAAAATGAAATTGAAAATTTAGCATCACAAATTCTTTATCATAAAAAATTATATTATAAAGGAAAAAGTATAATAAGTGATGCTGAATATGATGCTCTTGAAAATAGATTAACAAATTTATGTGCAGATCATCCTGTTTTAAACCTAGTTGGTTATCCTTTTGAAGAGACTAATAATAAAATATCCCATTCCATAGCTATGCTTTCTTTAGCAAAAACATATTCTGTAGAAGACCTATTTGATTTTATATGCAAAAATAAATGTATTGCTTTGGATAAAATTGATGGAATGGCTTTATCAATTGAATATGATGAGAATGGAAATTTTTTGCGCGCATCTACACGTGGAAACGGAAAATATGGAGAAGATGTAACTGAACATGTTTATCATATAAAAGATATCAATAAAAAAATTAATTTAGCAAATAATGTAGGAAAAATAAAAATTGAAATTAGAGGGGAAGTTTATTTTCCACTTTCAGAGTTTCCTAAATTTACAGAAAGGTTTGATAGTTTTAGAAATGCTGTTCCAGGGACATTAGGGAGAAAAGATGTTGAAGGGGCGCTCGATGTTTTACGCATTTTAAAATTTTGTGTATATGATATTATTGCTTTTGATAAGAATAATAATTATATATCAGCACGTGATTTTAGCGAGATATTTTCCATTGAGCCAGATTATTATTCTAAATTAAAATTTCTGGATAAAATTGGCTTTTATACTTCTATATCACATGTTAAGGAAATTGTTAATTTAAATGAAATCGATAAATTAAAAGAATTTTTAAATAATTTGTATTCCTCAAGAAGGGATTATCAAATTGACGGTATTGTCTTCCGTTTAAGAGATGAAATTATCTGGGAATCACTCGGAAATACAGCTCATCACCCAAGAGGAAGTTTAGCATTTAAACAAGCCGGAGATACTGCAGAAACAGAAATACAAGAGATTGAAGTCAATGTTGGGCGAAGTGGAAAAATTTCTTTTCGTGCAAAGTTAACTCCTGTTTATTTATCTGGAGCTAAAATTTCTTACGCAACCTTACATAATGCTGAGTTCATTGAAAATGGTAACTATGCAGTCGGAGCAAAAGTTGAGATCATACGCAGTGGAGAAGTTATTCCTGCCATACTTCGTTTAATTGAGCCAGCAGAAAAGAAATTTAAACTTCCAACCAAATGTTTATGTGGTTTTCCTTTGGTGCGAAAAGGTCCAGATTTATTTTGTCTTGAAAATCCCAATTGCACTTACAAAGACCAAGAGAGTTTAGTTTATTATGTATCTTCATTAGATATAATGGGTGTTTCAGACAAAATTGTATTAAAAATTCGTGAAGCTGGTTTAGTCCAAGAACCCGCCGATTTTTATAAATTAACGGTAGAAGATCTTTTACAAATTGAGGGATTTGCACAAAAATCATCAGAAAATGTTATAGCAGCAATTCAAGGTTCTAGAAAAATTCCATTAGCAAAGTTTTTGACTGCGTTGGGTTTAAAAAGAGGAGGCTCTGTTAAATGCCAAGAAGTTGCAAAAAAATGTAAGACTTTAAATAATGTTTTAAAATTAAAGGTTGAGGATTTACTAACTGAAAAAGGTTGGGCACAAAAATCTGCGGAAGATTTTATAGATTCTCTTGTAAATAAAGAAAAGATAATTCAAAATTTATTAGAATTTGTTACAATTATCAATGATAACTCTGGTGTTCTAAGTGAGGAACAAAAAAATCATCCGTATTTTGGAAAAAATATATGTATAACCGGAGCTTTATCTAGGCCGCGAGAAGAATATAAAGCTATGCTCGAAAAAGCAGGCGCAAAACTTGTAAGTGCAGTGAGTTCAAAAACTGATTTTTTAGTTTGCAATGAAAGCTCAAGCTCTT
The sequence above is drawn from the Fluviispira vulneris genome and encodes:
- the leuS gene encoding leucine--tRNA ligase is translated as MAYQHKQLEPRWQKYWKDKNIFKTNEDKSKPKYYALDMFPYPSASGLHVGHPLGYTATDITSRYYRMKGYNVLHPMGWDAFGLPAEQHAIDTGEHPAKLTYASIENFKKQLDSIGFSYDWSREVATCDPKFFHWTQWIFTKLFEKGLAYQAEVFVNWCPELKTVLANEEVIEGKSERGGHPVFRVPMKQWMLKITSYAERLLEDLDDLDWPESTKEIQRNWIGKSIGAKVKFAIENFESEKIEIFTTRPDTLFGATYMVLAPEHPLVNTITLEENKAHVAEYREFASRKSDLDRTELNKEKTGVFTGSYAINPVNNEKIPIWISDYVMMGYGTGAIMAVPAHDTRDHEFALKFNLKIIQVVAAQNNSFDIQKEAYTDDGEIINSQFLNGLNIEAAKEKIIQYLSEKNLGEKSITYKLRDWVFSRQRYWGEPIPIMKDSQGNVLRAFKESELPLTLPEVQSYEPTGDGKSPLSAITSWVQKKTKDGTLEFVETDTMPGSAGSSWYFLRYVDPFNSKQLADFEKLKYWMPVDLYIGGQEHAVGHLLYSRFWTKVLYDIGVCPVKEPYQKLVHQGMICKNGAKMSKSKGNGLSPDEVIEQYGADSLRVYEMFMGPLTQTKEWDDSNLAGVHRFLSRVERFYLSDDGKSLLNTEPATQQDYKILHKTIKKVTEDIENLSFNTAIAQMMIFLNSVAESQCKNKEILSKFLQILSPFAPHLSEELWYKCFVEEKISPDSSKYEFISLSEWPTYNPEFIIDNEIKIGVQVNGKHRGEITIPLNASQEIAVAAAMENSNVKATLEGKTLRKTIYVANRILNFVAT
- a CDS encoding DNA translocase FtsK encodes the protein MAMSSELQNKNQNSSVMQKNTANNQEYFKEYIHVLLLGITFCIFVSIITYNPADPSSFNISSQVTNKLAEITNTFGPIGASIADWCFQVFGLGSIVFSMVFIAQLLNTFRKPKQKSRFILRIFGYPQLIACYLGLLSLILPETHFRGIDIYTGGLLGSSIAHFTTMLVGKSGAIISLSIAGLASLTLSLGIRPIATVSYLLALLPFNSTKNFVGVVSDELPENEKEHVQLTHEEIFRRNREEIKKNLSENSLKNSGQSENQIKNNPPISEIENTSSLNIINSAFSIAKSDYDSLVNLLEYHKSNFPKKNVELENQKLKAEASQIEEKLASFGVKGTVIKSQNGPVINVHEFEPAAGIKVNKVLSLQDDLTLALRAQSVLIGLQPGKSALGIEIPASIRETVSLKEIMESPLFQNPKIPLPVALGKNVDGTPLIADLSAMPHLLVAGSTGSGKSVCINSMLLSLMMSKTPRQLRLLLVDPKMLELSNYDGIGHLLMPVVTEPDKAAGALKWAIEEMERRYRLMKNYQVRNVMAFNNGIEKGEIKDLESNKALDYLPYIVVVVDELSDLMMTAPKDVEDSIQRLAQKARAAGIHLILATQRPSVDVLTGVIKANLPCRLSFQVSSRHDSRTIIENIGAERLLGKGDMLFLPPGISKVIRAQCAFVNDKEINALSNKLQKLYPTFYEANVMQDIERASQDLRQKNDKVSSLSMPSILGDNETIDENTLYDKAVEFARECGNVSTSSIQREFRIGYNRAARLMDRMIREGIVGQSEATGKPRPVLKRF
- a CDS encoding helix-turn-helix domain-containing protein codes for the protein MNITQVASPNDKNALGVTYETANIVGSRLKQARESRRLSHSQVSARVKIRDRYIEAIEAGDWDVLPPGLNGRGLIRLYARELSVHIPEFESFQHLQTVRVERQSESLMSSSTKKSKYHPAAEESAEVIRSISRRDFQKVTGGDVPADFNSPAAASTDENSQAKSYNRPAYIPQRPHSNAIVTPNAFEVLGIEVEEKSNFQGHKTNYSSYAESAPLPRAEPVKRAMPENNYSVVKESAIEVKYTESEPIYHTRVENIQNDSQEFKVETEKKRGSVDLAPMRIVLGLAFFAIFGFITLFLSSKNSHQNKVTNLNAKSIENNVEVAEPIPSSVVEPNIQQNKDTHESTETAGQTQTVAAGGMSISSQKVSNSMIIEHTAKLNVTSKVNIIVESDGKQIYSGTHPVGVFEIPFKQKAEITISDASKASLTYEGWDHGPLGYVGRKRKIILNAQPYVE
- a CDS encoding EI24 domain-containing protein translates to MSHSPIQQIIIGFKAPFHSVRFFKLNKGMLLLGVSPHILNLLLYTWLIRNIVIAKWIHPLFNSLSLKWQDSFIAPIFNPTFIEIVVWIVGFLFYGVFGTAFVNAYASPLYDIIAQKAFEKTSGTLMRKQGLMDFIDSIISEFTKGIIVISIIIISFFVQIFAPLVFFIGIWYLGWSSIDRTLLLMNLPLRKRFIFGIRNWGLCVGLGIWNYIPLIGAIFSFAMAAAGAIVVAESKAGEAYVDDQNDLTL
- the ligA gene encoding NAD-dependent DNA ligase LigA, which translates into the protein MSLKINAKNEIENLASQILYHKKLYYKGKSIISDAEYDALENRLTNLCADHPVLNLVGYPFEETNNKISHSIAMLSLAKTYSVEDLFDFICKNKCIALDKIDGMALSIEYDENGNFLRASTRGNGKYGEDVTEHVYHIKDINKKINLANNVGKIKIEIRGEVYFPLSEFPKFTERFDSFRNAVPGTLGRKDVEGALDVLRILKFCVYDIIAFDKNNNYISARDFSEIFSIEPDYYSKLKFLDKIGFYTSISHVKEIVNLNEIDKLKEFLNNLYSSRRDYQIDGIVFRLRDEIIWESLGNTAHHPRGSLAFKQAGDTAETEIQEIEVNVGRSGKISFRAKLTPVYLSGAKISYATLHNAEFIENGNYAVGAKVEIIRSGEVIPAILRLIEPAEKKFKLPTKCLCGFPLVRKGPDLFCLENPNCTYKDQESLVYYVSSLDIMGVSDKIVLKIREAGLVQEPADFYKLTVEDLLQIEGFAQKSSENVIAAIQGSRKIPLAKFLTALGLKRGGSVKCQEVAKKCKTLNNVLKLKVEDLLTEKGWAQKSAEDFIDSLVNKEKIIQNLLEFVTIINDNSGVLSEEQKNHPYFGKNICITGALSRPREEYKAMLEKAGAKLVSAVSSKTDFLVCNESSSSSKYKDALKHNVKILTESEFSAQL
- a CDS encoding DUF1003 domain-containing protein; amino-acid sequence: MQLAKKKLKSFKEIRDKSGNSFYEFSTSWWALLFFISLVGGCVIWNTFMVPNLKFDPYPYNGLRTVLALLGAIQTPILLLYSRKSTDYRKSLLEQDYELEKKIFKKIEIIESEIKHDREMYLKEFKQITRLTRKMSSKKRKVKILDNNKIENKDLLKVEIQKNEILNNKKSEKIENGEKISA